Genomic window (Prosthecochloris aestuarii DSM 271):
GAAAGACCGCCTATAGTCGGCACCGATGAGGTTTTGCTGATAAACTGCCAGAGATACTCCTGGACTTCCACACCCGAAGCGGGAAGAAAGTTCTGAAAAATGAACTCCTCCACATACTGCTTGAACGAATCAAATACAGGCGAAACGCTCAGAACAGACAAAATAACAGCCATCAGTGGAACGATCGAAAGAAGGGTCTGGAAAGCCAGTGAACCGGCGCTGAGCAGCACCTGATCGCGATTGAAACTTTTTGAAAAAAAAGCCAGAAAAGAACGCACAGACCTCAATGCGTCATGTGGTACAGAGATGAATGAATGTTCAGATGAAGGCATAACTCCTTACGGCCGGTTTGGCTTGTCTTTCCCTGCTCTCAATCTACTCTTTTTCATCTATATATCATGCATCCGACCGGGAAACGGCCCGAAGAGCTGTGCTGCTGGAACGAACAGGCAGAATACAGACCAGACCGAGAATAAAAAAGAACAGGAGCGATGCGAGAGCATATCGCTGATCACCTGCCTGGACGGAAACAACACCGAAAATCACCGGGCCGAGAATTGCTGAAGCCTTGCCGAAGGTGCCATCATAGAAACCGAAAAACTCTGTCACATGTTCCTTAGGCGTCAGCCTGGCCATCATGGAACGAGACGCTGCCTGAGAGGAACCCATCGACATACCTGCAAGCAGACCGGTATAGTAAAAAAAAGTTTTTTCACGAGTCATGATCGCCATAACGATAACGGCGCACCATATAAAGAGTGTCAGTACAATCGTCCTTTTGGGGCCTATTCGATCGGTGATTATGCCGAAGACGATCGAGCCGATGATTGCTGTCGTCTGAACGATCATAAAAAAGACGATCAGCTCTGAGGTTGTAAAACCCAGCGTATTTTGTGCATAGATCGAAGAAAATGCGATAACCGTCAGAATGGCGTCGTTGTAAAAGAAAAATGCGAGCAAAAAACGCGCAAGGTCAGGATAATTCATGATATGCATGATGGTATAGCGTACCTCGCGAATTGAGCTCATAAACGTTCTGCCGGGAAGCTCCGTTTTTTTTCTATCCCTGAGGGCAAGAAAAAGCGGTGCTGAAAAAAGAGCAAAAAACAGGGCAACGACAAAGAAGCTCTTTCTGATATTCTGGCTGTTTTCCAGAACAATACCCCCTTTAAGAAGGGGAAAAAGCAGCAGCAAAATAGTCAGCGCACCGAAATACCCCATGGCAAAACCATACCCGGAGAGTCTCCCGATGCTTCGTTCAGAAGCGATTTCAGGCAAATATGCGTCATAAAAGACAAGTCCGCCCTCAAAACCGACATTGGCGACAATAAAAAGCAGGGCTGCAAAAACGGCCATACCCGGCCCGGTAAAGCCAAGCAGCACGGTTGCAAGAACTGCCATCAGTGTGAAAATGAGAAGAAAACGTTTCCGCCTGCCGGACATATCGGCGGCCGCACCGAGAAACGGGGAGATAATGGCTACAACAAACATCGAAACACTGACGCTGACGCCCCACATGGCATCGCCCCAGGCTTCTGCGCCGCAGATGATATTTTTAAAATAGAGAGGAAATGCAAACGTCACCATCATGACACTGAATGATGTGTTGGCAAAATCAAACATCAGCCAGGATACTATGGTTCGCTTCGATGACACGAATTATGGTGATTACAGTTGCGGGAAAAAACGCCAGGCAGCGACCGAGGAGGAAAAAGCTTGCTCCAGTGTACCGGAAATCGATGATATCCGGGTACCCTGGAGCGGATAGTCGTTACCTTCCGGCAAGATATTCTATAGCCGACTGAAACATCCTCCTGCCATCGCCGGAACCCAGCAGCGCTTCGCTGGCACGCTCGGGGTGAGGCATGAGACCGAGAACATTCTTCGAGCGGTTGGTTATACCCGCTATGGAATCGACAGAACCATTGAGGTTCGCCGCATCGGTCTGGTTCCCTGCTGCATCGGTATAGGTAAAGACAACCTGATCATGCTCCTTCAAACTATCGAGAGTTTCCTGCGAAGCGTAGTAGTTGCCCTCACCATGAGCGACAGGCAGATTGAGTACTTCGCCTGCTTTGTATTGAGACGTGAACAGGGTTTTGTTATTGACGACCTTGACCGGCATAAACCTGCAGAGAAACTTCTTCTCACGGTTTCTCGTCAAAGCGCCTTCGAGCAGTCCTGATTCGAGAAGCACCTGAAAGCCGTTGCAGATACCCAGAACAGGATTGCCTTTTGCAGCAAACGCTATAACTTCTCGCATGATCGGTGAAAACCTGGCGATAGAACCGGCTCTCAGGTAATCGCCATAGGAAAATCCTCCGGGCAGAACGATCATATCGCTACCCTGAAGATCATGTTCGTTATGCCACAGCATTCTTGTTGTTGCACCGGGAAACGATGCTGCCGCATACTCTGTATCGTGATCACAGTTCGATCCGGGAAAAACAACAACGCCTATGGTAACATCAGCCATGCTCAGATCTGTTTAGTTGATTTTTTCGAGTTCAATGGAATAATCCTCCATAACGGTATTGGCCAGCAGCTTGCGGCATGCCTCATCGGCAATGCGCTCCGCATCGGCGAGATTGTCCTCATTGATCGAAACCTCGATGTATTTGCCAATTCTGACCGTATCAACGGAAGAATAGCCAAGGTTGTCGAGCGCGTGCTGAACTGCTTTGCCCTGAACATCGAGAATAGAGGGGCGAAGGGTTACCCTGATTTTTGCCTTATATGCCATAATGCGTTGTCTTGTATTGAAAAACATTCAAAACGTGCCGGGCCCCAGGCGGTCACAGGACGGTCTGGCGCACCATCAGCGAAAGTGACCTCATAACACCCAGCAGAATATACAACAACATGGCAAGAAAAAAAGCCTTTGCGTGGAAGATAAGCACACAAAAAAACACCGCGATATAGAGGCCTGTCTGCAGAGGTTGCGCTCTGAGGGAATCAAGATTCAGCCTGGGGAACGTCTGGTAATTGACCTTGCTGACCATCAGCATGGAGAGAATAATCGTCATCCATGAAAGCACCGCAATCAGTCGGGCCTGGCTGAGGAGCGGATCCGAAAGCATCCACAGCACAAACCCCACAACGGTCAGCGCCTGTGCCGGAGTAGGCAGACCTGAAAAAGAATCTCCCCTGCTTTCCCTGTTGACAACATTGTAACGCGCAAGCCGCAGAGCGCTTCCGATCACCAGAAGCGAACTGACCATGACGCCTGCAGCTCCCATTGGGCTCAAGGCAAAATTGTAGACAAGATAGGCCGGCGCCACACCGAACGAAACAAGATCAGAAAGAGAATCAAGCTCTCCTCCGAACTCGGAAGCCCCATTAGTCAATCGGGCGACATATCCGTCAAATACATCAAAAAAGGCCGCAATGATAATAAACCATCCGGCAGCATGAAAATGGGCTGCGCCGGCCATCACGATGGCAACATATCCGCAAACCATATTCATGACAGTAAAGACAGAAGGAACGAACGAACGGGATAGGGCCGGAAAGCCCGACCCGGCATACTTTTTGGCTGAACTGTTGCGATCTTGTTCTTTCATAGAAAATAGTCGATCCAATAACATTGACGCATAAAGCACTCCTTCAGGGAAACATCGATCACAAACCTGATGTTTGCAATAATTATAACAGCACCAAACGGCCCATGAGCCCAAAGTATCACGAAGAGAGCTGGTGTGTGATGTAACTCATAAAAGGTACGATCTTTGCAAAATCTTTGAAACAAATGACGTCGGCAAAAAGGAGAGAAGATTCAGTAGCTTTCATCTTCCCCCGGAAACGTCCCGCCCCGGACATCATCGACATAGCGGCTGACGGCATCGAATATAACACGATCGAGTTCAGCATACCTGCGAACGAAGCGGGGATGAAATTCGGTACTCAAACCAAGCATATCGTTGATAACCAGAACCTGACCATCGCACGCCCCCCCCGCACCGATACCTATCGTTGGAATCGAGATCGAAGCGGTCACCTCTGCGGCAAGGTCCGCCGGAATTTTTTCAAGAACAAGAGCAAAGGCCCCTGCCTCTTCAAGCAGTTTCGCATCACGAAGAAGCTCTTCGGCCTCCTGTTCTTCTCGTGCACGCACCTTATAGCTTCCGAACTTATAGATCGACTGCGGAATCAGGCCCAGGTGTCCCATGACCGGGATACCGACATCGGTTATCCTCTTTACCGTATCGACAATAACGTTTCCCCCTTCGATTTTGACAGCATCACACTCATTCTCCTTCATGATCTTACCCGCATTGCGCAAAGCCTCTTCGCTCGAGAGCTGATAACTCATGAACGGCATATCGATCACAACCATCGCTCTGCTGGTTTCAGCCTGAACTCCCCTGACAACAGCTCTTGCATGGTAGATCATCTGATCGATGGTAATAGGCAGCGTCGTATTGTGACCGGCAAAAACATTGCTTGCCGAATCACCAACAAGAATAACATCGACACCGGCGCGATCAAGAATTCTGGCCGTTGTATAATCATATGCAGTGAGCATTGAAATTTTCTCACCTTCTGATTTCATATCATGAAGACGTCGTGTTGTGACGTGGGGCAGTTTTTGCGTGCTCTGCTTATTCATACAAACAAGGAGTTAAAATGATCAAAATAGGGCTTCAAGATCCCGGACATCAAGAGGCCTGGCGACCGTCAGCCAGCTTGCATCAAGGGCTTGTGTCATAACATCGAGCAGATCGGAAAAATCAGGCACGTAGCCTATAATCTCAGCCACTGAAACTGTTTTACTGTCCAGATCAGCGGTAACGGCGGCCAGAACATCGCTATCGGAGATAGCGATCAGTTCACGAATCAGCTTGTGACGCTCTGAAAGAAGCAGCGAGCCGTGCTGAAGAATCACTGGCCCGCTCCTGCGCTGTGCCGAACCGACAATTTTGCGGCCATCCACCTGCAGTTCATATTTTGCCGACGCCGTAAAGCAGCTTACCGACTGCCCGGTCCGGTAATGACGGCGAAAGTCAGGATTGGTCCGGCAAAAACCGGCATTGACCCCGAGCCTCTTCAATCCGGCAAGAAGAACATCGTGAACCACCCGGTAAACCTCAGCATCCGGTGCCCTGGTCGAAGCAAGAAATGAGTAGGTGAATTCATCGGCATGCAAAACCGCG
Coding sequences:
- a CDS encoding MFS transporter, whose translation is MFDFANTSFSVMMVTFAFPLYFKNIICGAEAWGDAMWGVSVSVSMFVVAIISPFLGAAADMSGRRKRFLLIFTLMAVLATVLLGFTGPGMAVFAALLFIVANVGFEGGLVFYDAYLPEIASERSIGRLSGYGFAMGYFGALTILLLLFPLLKGGIVLENSQNIRKSFFVVALFFALFSAPLFLALRDRKKTELPGRTFMSSIREVRYTIMHIMNYPDLARFLLAFFFYNDAILTVIAFSSIYAQNTLGFTTSELIVFFMIVQTTAIIGSIVFGIITDRIGPKRTIVLTLFIWCAVIVMAIMTREKTFFYYTGLLAGMSMGSSQAASRSMMARLTPKEHVTEFFGFYDGTFGKASAILGPVIFGVVSVQAGDQRYALASLLFFFILGLVCILPVRSSSTALRAVSRSDA
- the purQ gene encoding phosphoribosylformylglycinamidine synthase subunit PurQ gives rise to the protein MADVTIGVVVFPGSNCDHDTEYAAASFPGATTRMLWHNEHDLQGSDMIVLPGGFSYGDYLRAGSIARFSPIMREVIAFAAKGNPVLGICNGFQVLLESGLLEGALTRNREKKFLCRFMPVKVVNNKTLFTSQYKAGEVLNLPVAHGEGNYYASQETLDSLKEHDQVVFTYTDAAGNQTDAANLNGSVDSIAGITNRSKNVLGLMPHPERASEALLGSGDGRRMFQSAIEYLAGR
- the purS gene encoding phosphoribosylformylglycinamidine synthase subunit PurS: MAYKAKIRVTLRPSILDVQGKAVQHALDNLGYSSVDTVRIGKYIEVSINEDNLADAERIADEACRKLLANTVMEDYSIELEKIN
- the pssA gene encoding CDP-diacylglycerol--serine O-phosphatidyltransferase yields the protein MKEQDRNSSAKKYAGSGFPALSRSFVPSVFTVMNMVCGYVAIVMAGAAHFHAAGWFIIIAAFFDVFDGYVARLTNGASEFGGELDSLSDLVSFGVAPAYLVYNFALSPMGAAGVMVSSLLVIGSALRLARYNVVNRESRGDSFSGLPTPAQALTVVGFVLWMLSDPLLSQARLIAVLSWMTIILSMLMVSKVNYQTFPRLNLDSLRAQPLQTGLYIAVFFCVLIFHAKAFFLAMLLYILLGVMRSLSLMVRQTVL
- the panB gene encoding 3-methyl-2-oxobutanoate hydroxymethyltransferase; the encoded protein is MNKQSTQKLPHVTTRRLHDMKSEGEKISMLTAYDYTTARILDRAGVDVILVGDSASNVFAGHNTTLPITIDQMIYHARAVVRGVQAETSRAMVVIDMPFMSYQLSSEEALRNAGKIMKENECDAVKIEGGNVIVDTVKRITDVGIPVMGHLGLIPQSIYKFGSYKVRAREEQEAEELLRDAKLLEEAGAFALVLEKIPADLAAEVTASISIPTIGIGAGGACDGQVLVINDMLGLSTEFHPRFVRRYAELDRVIFDAVSRYVDDVRGGTFPGEDESY
- a CDS encoding lipoate--protein ligase family protein, whose protein sequence is MSSLFPQVYYVSSGARQGEWNMAFDRKLVEVFSDGRFQRRFGEGSALWRFYAWHPSALSLGYGQDPESVDRQRCLAMDIDVVRRPTGGRAVLHADEFTYSFLASTRAPDAEVYRVVHDVLLAGLKRLGVNAGFCRTNPDFRRHYRTGQSVSCFTASAKYELQVDGRKIVGSAQRRSGPVILQHGSLLLSERHKLIRELIAISDSDVLAAVTADLDSKTVSVAEIIGYVPDFSDLLDVMTQALDASWLTVARPLDVRDLEALF